In Chryseobacterium camelliae, one DNA window encodes the following:
- a CDS encoding GLPGLI family protein gives MKKDTKENTVLKYVFIPIAYSTFAIKMNEKIEWKILPEKQTIGKYLCQKAEGSYGGRIWNAWFTSEVPISDGPYIFSGLPGLIIKITDDQGDYDFELVQIKDFKWKELYPAKYQKLISWEDFQKIQTDFYNNPLSTLKKGDILNEDASGTLSEANHRDVKESIRKNIRSKNNPIELNYKVDFKTN, from the coding sequence GTGAAAAAGGATACTAAAGAAAATACTGTTTTAAAGTATGTTTTCATTCCTATAGCATATTCAACCTTTGCCATAAAAATGAATGAAAAGATTGAATGGAAAATATTACCGGAAAAACAAACAATTGGAAAATATCTTTGTCAAAAGGCGGAAGGATCTTATGGCGGAAGGATCTGGAATGCATGGTTTACCTCTGAAGTTCCAATTTCCGACGGACCATATATTTTTAGTGGTTTACCTGGATTAATCATCAAAATAACAGATGATCAAGGAGATTATGATTTTGAATTGGTACAAATCAAAGATTTCAAATGGAAAGAATTATATCCGGCAAAATATCAGAAGTTGATTTCTTGGGAGGATTTCCAAAAAATACAGACCGATTTTTATAACAATCCTTTATCCACGCTTAAAAAAGGAGATATTTTAAATGAGGATGCTTCCGGAACTCTTTCCGAAGCAAACCACAGAGACGTGAAAGAATCTATCAGAAAAAATATCAGAAGTAAAAATAATCCCATAGAGCTAAATTATAAAGTAGATTTTAAAACCAATTAA